The genome window GTAGTCCACCATCTCGGTCTTGAGCACCACATCGGTATACCATTGGGAGAAGTTCTCCTCCCGGGGCGTGATCTGGGTCACAAATTCCTGCTGCTTTTTCGCCATAAAAGTACCTCCAACTCATCGTTCTTTCATTGTTTGGCTGCCGCCGTTCTACCGTCGCGTCGCAAAAATCCCGCTCTGCCGGCGTTTGGTTGCGCGTGGGGCCTTCTGCCCCAACGCCTCCGCCGGCCTTTTCTTTTGCCGTGTAAAACAAAACGCCCCGCCCCCTGTTAGGGGACGGAGCGATTGATCTTTCTCCGCGGTACCACCCGCATTGGTCCGCCATAAAGGTACGGCAAACCCGCTTTCCCGGCTGTAACGTACCGGGGCCACGCCGGCGGATACTATGGAAGCTCTGCCTCCCTTCCCCGCCGGGGCTGTGCGGGCCGGACCTTCCCGCGATCCTCCGGGTGCGGCGCTCTCAGCCCATGGCTGCCGCTCTCTTGAACCCGGTGCGTGGATCGGGCAGGTTCCCGCTTCTTAACGCCTCGTGATTGCTATTCTATCCTCGCGCCCGCCCTTTGTCAAGGGGGCATAGCCCCTTTTGATCGCATTGCCTTTTCAGCTAATGCAACGCTTCCGGTTCCCGGGGCTGGGCTTTACGCATGCCCACGCTTACCTTTCAGGGCTGTCGCCCTTTTAATCGCATGACCTTTCCAGTCGATGCAAATCTCTCGGTTCCCGGGGCTAGGCTTTACCCGTCGCCATCCAGATAACGATCTGTCATCCAGAGCGCAGGCGCAGCCGCAGCGAAGGATCTCTTGCTTATCTCCATACTATAGGTTTTCAGTCAACGTAATCTCTCCCTCCGGTGCGCCCTTTGGGTGCACCACCTCCCTCGTCAGAGGGGGGCAGGTTGGTTTGACACGAAAGATAGTGTATAAGCGAACACTCCGGAAAATATATATCTTTGCCTGCATAGGAGAGCTTGAAAAACCTCCGTCCCCACCACGGAGTGGCCGTTTCAAGGGGTTAAGGGATTGTTAAGGGGGATAAGGGGGAAATCGGAATCCCCCTTCCCCCTTAACGAACAAAATTCGTTCCTTAACTTTCCTCCCTGCCTCGCGTTAAGCCTTAATTCTCCACTGACTAAAACCCTATACCTTTTCCTCTCCCCTGGCGATCTTCGCCCCGCGCTCCAGCGCCTCCCGGTTTAAGGGAATCAGATGAGCCTTGCGCTCGCCCAGCACCTTTTTCAGCGCCTCGATCACGCTGTCGATGCTCACGATGCCCGTAGCCTCGATGAACGCGCCCAGCATGATCATGTTGGCTACCCGGCCGTTGCCCATTTCATTGGCAAGGTCGTCGCAGGGGATGTAGATCACTTCGATATCCTCCCGCTCGGCCTTGCGGTCGATCAGGCTGGTATTGATATACAGCCGCCCGCCCGGCTCTACCGCCGGCTCGAACTTATCCAGCGACGGACGGTTCAGCACCATGACGCAATTGCCCTCGGTCAGCACCGGCGCGCCGATCGGCTCATCCGATACGATGACCGAGCAGTTGGTGGTGCCGCCGCGCATCTCCGGCCCGTAGGAAGGCAGCCAGGATACGTTTTTACCCTCGTGAATACCGGCATAGCAGATCAGCTGGCCCATGGACTGTACGCCCTGGCCGCCGAAGCCGGCGATGATGATACGGTGTTCCATGCCTACTTCGCCTCCTTAAACACGCCCAGCGGATAGGCGGGGATCATATTGTCCTTCAGCCACTCGATGGCCTCAAGCGGCGTCTTGCCCCAGTTGGTGGGGCAGGTGGAAAGCACCTCTACCAGCGCAAAGCCCTTGCCCTCCAGCTGCATCTGGAACGCGGTCTTAATGGCCTTTTTGGCCTGGATCACGTGCTTGACGTCGTGCACGCTTACCCGCGCCAGGTAGGCCGGCCCCTTCAGGGTGGCGAGCATCTCGCACACCTGGATGGGGTAGCCGCAGTGGTCCACATCCCGCCCATAGGGGGAGGTGGTGGTCACCTGCCCAGGCAGGGAGGTGGGGGCCATCTGCCCGCCGGTCATGCCGTAAATAGCGTTGTTGACGAAGATGGTGGTGATGTTCTCGCCCCGGGCCGCCGCGTGCACGATCTCCGCCGCGCCGATGGAGGCCAGGTCGCCATCCCCCTGGTAGGTGAATACCAGGTTCTCCGGGTGCACCCGTTTGGCGCCCGTGGCTACAGCCGGCGCGCGCCCGTGGGCCGCCTCGTACATATCGCAGTTAAAATAATCATAAGCAAATACCGCACAGCCCACCGGGGCCACACCCACGGCTTTGTCCATCATGCCCAGCTCTTCAATGCACTCGGCCACCAAGCGGTGGATGATCCCGTGCGTACAGCCGGGGCAGTAATGGAAGGGCTTGTCGGTCAGCATAGCGGTTTTCTGGAATACGGTTGCCATGCTTACATCCCTCCCTTGCTCAATTTGCGGATCTCTTCAAGCACCTGGTTCACGGTGGGGAACATGCCGCCCGAGCGGCCGAAGAAGCTGACCGGCTTGCGCCCGGCCACGGCGATCTTCACGTCGTCCACCATCTGCCCCAGGCTCATCTCCACACACAGCACGTTCTTCACGCTGTCCTGCGCCGCCGCGTCAAACACGGCCTTTTCCGGGAAGGGCCAAAGGGTGATGGGCCGCACCATGCCGACCTTGATGCCCTCGGCCCGGGCGCGGGTCATGGCGCTGCGCACGATGCGGGCCATGGTGCCGTACGCGGTGACGATCACCTCGGCACCCTCTACCCCATCGCACTCCCAACGGGTCTCGTTTTGCACGATCTGGTCATAGCGCTGCTGCATCTTAAGGTTTTGCACTTCCAGGTCCGCCGCGTTGATGTACAGCGAGTTGACCACCGTGCGCTTGCGGCTCTTGCCATCCCAGCCGGTGGCGGCCCAGTCCTTTTCGGGCAGGTCCGCCGGGGCCTTGTACTCGGGCATATCCACCGCTTCCATCATCTGGCCCAACATCCCGTCGCCCAGTACCATTACGGGCGTTAAGTATTTATCTGCCATGTCAAAGGCGTCCATCATCAGCTCCACCGCCTCCTGCAGCGAGGCCGGGGCCAGCACCGGGGTGCGGTAGTCGCCATGGCCGCCGCCGCGGGTGGCCTGGAAGTAATCGCTCTGGGCGGGCTGGATCGAGCCTAAGCCGCTGCCGCCGCGCACCATGTTGACGATTACGCAGGGCAGGTCCGCCCCGGCGATATAGCTGATGCCCTCTTGCTTGAGGCTGATTCCCGGGCTGGAAGAAGAGGTCATGACCCTTGCGCCGGCGCCCGCCGCGCCGTATACCATGTTAATGGCCGCCACTTCGCTCTCGGCCTGCAAAAAGCAGCCGCCCACCTTGGGCATCCGCGCCGCCATATATTCGGGGATCTCGTTTTGCGGTGTGATCGGGTAACC of Luoshenia tenuis contains these proteins:
- a CDS encoding 2-oxoacid:acceptor oxidoreductase family protein — protein: MEHRIIIAGFGGQGVQSMGQLICYAGIHEGKNVSWLPSYGPEMRGGTTNCSVIVSDEPIGAPVLTEGNCVMVLNRPSLDKFEPAVEPGGRLYINTSLIDRKAEREDIEVIYIPCDDLANEMGNGRVANMIMLGAFIEATGIVSIDSVIEALKKVLGERKAHLIPLNREALERGAKIARGEEKV
- a CDS encoding thiamine pyrophosphate-dependent enzyme, with the translated sequence MATVFQKTAMLTDKPFHYCPGCTHGIIHRLVAECIEELGMMDKAVGVAPVGCAVFAYDYFNCDMYEAAHGRAPAVATGAKRVHPENLVFTYQGDGDLASIGAAEIVHAAARGENITTIFVNNAIYGMTGGQMAPTSLPGQVTTTSPYGRDVDHCGYPIQVCEMLATLKGPAYLARVSVHDVKHVIQAKKAIKTAFQMQLEGKGFALVEVLSTCPTNWGKTPLEAIEWLKDNMIPAYPLGVFKEAK
- a CDS encoding 3-methyl-2-oxobutanoate dehydrogenase subunit VorB, whose protein sequence is MAKKLMKGNEAIAEAAIQAGCRYFFGYPITPQNEIPEYMAARMPKVGGCFLQAESEVAAINMVYGAAGAGARVMTSSSSPGISLKQEGISYIAGADLPCVIVNMVRGGSGLGSIQPAQSDYFQATRGGGHGDYRTPVLAPASLQEAVELMMDAFDMADKYLTPVMVLGDGMLGQMMEAVDMPEYKAPADLPEKDWAATGWDGKSRKRTVVNSLYINAADLEVQNLKMQQRYDQIVQNETRWECDGVEGAEVIVTAYGTMARIVRSAMTRARAEGIKVGMVRPITLWPFPEKAVFDAAAQDSVKNVLCVEMSLGQMVDDVKIAVAGRKPVSFFGRSGGMFPTVNQVLEEIRKLSKGGM